Proteins from one Sarcophilus harrisii chromosome 2, mSarHar1.11, whole genome shotgun sequence genomic window:
- the GSC gene encoding homeobox protein goosecoid isoform X1 — MPAGMFSIDNILAARPRCKDSVLPLAPSAGAPVVFPALHGDSLYASASDYGSFYPRAVAPSGAGLQTAVGSSRLGYNSYYYGQLQVQATPVGPSCCGAMQPLGAQQCSCVPSSGYDGSGSVLMSPVPHQMLPYMNVGTLSRTELQLLNQLHCRRKRRHRTIFTDEQLEALENLFQETKYPDVGTREQLARRVHLREEKVEVWFKNRRAKWRRQKRSSSEESENARKWSKASKPSPEKREEEGKSDLDSDS; from the exons ATGCCTGCTGGCATGTTCAGCATCGACAATATCCTCGCCGCCCGGCCTCGCTGTAAGGACTCTGTGCTGCCTCTGGCCCCTAGCGCCGGGGCCCCGGTGGTCTTCCCGGCCTTGCACGGAGACTCTCTCTACGCCAGCGCTTCAGACTACGGCAGCTTTTATCCGCGTGCAGTAGCCCCCAGCGGAGCCGGCCTCCAGACTGCAGTCGGTAGCTCGCGTTTGGGTTACAACAGTTACTACTATGGGCAGCTGCAAGTGCAAGCGACGCCCGTCGGCCCATCCTGTTGTGGGGCGATGCAACCTCTGGGGGCCCAGCAGTGCTCCTGCGTTCCATCCTCAG GTTACGATGGCTCCGGCTCAGTCCTGATGTCTCCGGTCCCCCACCAGATGTTGCCCTATATGAACGTGGGCACCTTATCGAGGACAGAGCTGCAACTGCTCAACCAGCTCCATTGCCGGCGGAAGCGGCGACATCGAACAATCTTCACGGATGAACAGCTGGAAGCACTGGAGAACCTCTTCCAGGAAACCAAGTACCCCGACGTGGGCACCAGGGAACAGCTGGCTCGGAGGGTGCACTTGAGGGAGGAGAAAGTAGAG GTATGGTTTAAGAATCGAAGAGCAAAATGGAGGCGGCAGAAAAGGTCGTCCTCAGAGGAGTCAGAAAACGCAAGGAAATGGAGTAAGGCTTCGAAGCCATCcccagagaaaagggaagaggaaggtaaAAGCGATTTGGACTCTGATAGCTGA
- the GSC gene encoding homeobox protein goosecoid isoform X2 produces MPAGMFSIDNILAARPRCKDSVLPLAPSAGAPVVFPALHGDSLYASASDYGSFYPRAVAPSGAGLQTAVGSSRLGYNSYYYGQLQVQATPVGPSCCGAMQPLGAQQCSCVPSSGYDGSGSVLMSPVPHQMLPYMNVGTLSRTELQLLNQLHCRRKRRHRTIFTDEQLEALENLFQETKYPDVGTREQLARRVHLREEKVEVWFKNRRAKWRRQKRSSSEESENARKWSKASKPSPEKREEEGL; encoded by the exons ATGCCTGCTGGCATGTTCAGCATCGACAATATCCTCGCCGCCCGGCCTCGCTGTAAGGACTCTGTGCTGCCTCTGGCCCCTAGCGCCGGGGCCCCGGTGGTCTTCCCGGCCTTGCACGGAGACTCTCTCTACGCCAGCGCTTCAGACTACGGCAGCTTTTATCCGCGTGCAGTAGCCCCCAGCGGAGCCGGCCTCCAGACTGCAGTCGGTAGCTCGCGTTTGGGTTACAACAGTTACTACTATGGGCAGCTGCAAGTGCAAGCGACGCCCGTCGGCCCATCCTGTTGTGGGGCGATGCAACCTCTGGGGGCCCAGCAGTGCTCCTGCGTTCCATCCTCAG GTTACGATGGCTCCGGCTCAGTCCTGATGTCTCCGGTCCCCCACCAGATGTTGCCCTATATGAACGTGGGCACCTTATCGAGGACAGAGCTGCAACTGCTCAACCAGCTCCATTGCCGGCGGAAGCGGCGACATCGAACAATCTTCACGGATGAACAGCTGGAAGCACTGGAGAACCTCTTCCAGGAAACCAAGTACCCCGACGTGGGCACCAGGGAACAGCTGGCTCGGAGGGTGCACTTGAGGGAGGAGAAAGTAGAG GTATGGTTTAAGAATCGAAGAGCAAAATGGAGGCGGCAGAAAAGGTCGTCCTCAGAGGAGTCAGAAAACGCAAGGAAATGGAGTAAGGCTTCGAAGCCATCcccagagaaaagggaagaggaag